The following DNA comes from Longimicrobiaceae bacterium.
CTCCGGCCACTCGTTGGGCGAGGCCGCCCATCTCCGCCTGCAGAAGGCGCAGGCGACCCGCGGCCGCGCTCGGAAGAGCGCAGCTCCTGATGGCCTCGACTTGCGCCGGAAAGGCGAGCGTATCCCAGTCGCTCGCCGCCTGGAGCCACTCCAGGTACCCCCGGGCCTGCGTCATCTCTCCGGAGGTGTAGTAGGCCCTGCCTTCCACGGTGCCCGCCCGTAGCAGCCTCCTGGAGCCGGAGGTGTCCTCACGCAGAGTCTTCCTGGCCACGTCATTGAGCAAGGCGTGCGGCCCCTGTTTCCCTGCAGGTCGGAGCGAGGGGTCCCGGTCCAGTTCGTCCCGCACGTCGCGCACGGTGACCGGCCGCCCGAGCGCACCCTCCGCGCGGGCCACGGCCTCGCGTATCCTCTCCGCGTCGCTCGCGTATGCGTCACCCAGGTCAACGTCCTCTCCCGGAACCGCGGCCGGCACCCAGAGGATCGCCCTCTCGCCGGGTCTCCGGACGGCGCGCACGAGCGGCTCTTCCGCGAGCGAGAGCTGCCTGATGGCGTTGACCAGGAGTTGAGGGTCACGCAGTCGCTCATGTCCGGGATGGAGGGCCGCGAGCCGGGCGCGGATCTCCCCCGTGGACATGGGCCGGGGCCGTCGCTCTGCCATCTCTGCTTGGGTGACTCGCTCCGTCCAGAGCAAATCGACGGTCGCAGCGACCTGCTCGATCCAAGTGACCGGCTCGGGTGCTTGGAAAGCCGCCGGATCCGCGTCGGCGGGGAGGTACAGCTTCCCGCCGTCGCGCGAGCCGCCCCGGAGCGTACGGACGCACACGAGGTCGCCGGTCTGGGCAAGGCTCATCATCGAGTGTACGACCTGGTTCGGCTCGACCTCGCCAAGCGTGTCCGGCAGCCGGCCCTCCTGGAGCAGTTGCTCGAGGAGGGCGGTCGCGTCGCCGACGCGTACGGGCCGGCCGGTATGCTCGACGGTCATCCGCACCAGCTCCAGGACCCCCTGGCGCATCGACCTGCGCCCTGGCAGCGGAGTCTCGGGGTCGATCCGCCCAGGGACCCCATAGTAGCGCGCTGCGGGGCAGCGGCCAGGGGAGAAGACCAGGCCCCGCGCATGGAGCTGTGAGAGGATCCTCCACACGGACTCCTCGACCGGGCGCGCATAGGCCTCGCCCAGCGTTTTCCGCGGGGCAGGACTCAGCGATGCGCTCAGCTCTGCGGGCGTGGCGAACTCTCCGTACGCCAGGTTGTACGCCGCCAGCGCATCGAGGACGCACTGGTGCGCCGGCTGGACCCGAGGTTCCTTCGGGCTGGTGCTCATTTGCGGCGCCCTCTCTTCGTCGGCGTCTGAACCTCCCGCGCTGCCTCTTCCTGCTCATCCCCTCCTTTGCTACGGACGGCTCGCTCGTGGTCGCGCTGCGTCAGCAGGTGGATCGCCATGAGCAGCTGGAGGTCCACCTCGCCCTGGAGCGTGCTGAGCCGGGAATCGAGCTTTCGCAGGAAGGGGACGAGGAGTCCGGGGACGCCTCCGTACGTCTTGTGCAGGAAGTCGACCTGCGCCTTGTGGTCCGGGCGCTTCCGGTCCAGCGAGGCGAAGTGGGGGTGCAGTGCTGCCAGGAGGTCCCAGGTCTCCCGCAGGTTGTAGGGGGCGAAGTAGCACCACTCCAGGATTCGTCCCTTCACCTGGGGGCACGTACCCAGCAGGACGGGAAGGTCATCCATTCCGATCAGCACGATGGAGAGGCAGTGCCCCTCGAGGAGGGCGACGTCGCGCAGCAGCACCAGCCCACGGATCGCCTCCATGGGCAGCAGCCCGGCCTCGTCGACGAGCAGCATCTGCACGTGTTTGCGCTGGAGCCCCCGGGTAAGGAGGCGCGCCAGGTCCTCGGACGGGCTCCTCCGGAACAGGCCCTCGTCCAACGTCCCGATCGACGCGTGGTAGGCGCTGCGCAGCGCGCGCTTACCGGCGTCGGAGAACCACTGCGGGATCCGCCCGACCTCGTAGTGCACGGCCCGGAAGGCTCCTTCCACCTCCGGAGCGTACGCCTCCTCGATCGCCTGGACCAGCCACCGTGCCGTGGTCGTCTTTCCCAGGCGTGTGACCCCAGTCCAGACGATCAGCGCGCTCTCGGGGTGGACGGCGAGGGTCCGCTTCACGGTACGTCGCATCAGGTCGGTTTCGATGATCGGCACGCATCGGGGGACTGGGAACGTGATCTTGAAGCTCACGTCAGCCCTCCGCGTCCAGGGCACTGCCCTTGCCCGCGGAACGGTCCTGGCGCTCCATCTCCAGTAGCAGAGCCTGCAGGCCGTCCAGCTCAGGGTCCACTGCCTCTGGTGATTGCTGCCGGATCTCCTCCATCACCTGACGGGCGGTCGTGAAGTCGCCGCGGGCGCGTTCGGCGTCGGCCTCCGCGGTCTGGCGGCGGTACTTCTCGATCCGCTGCCTGAGCCCGCGGCCGTGGGCCCTGCGGGTCTTCATCACGTCGGTGACCGTGTAGTGCGAGTCGGGCCGCCCCATCACGCCGGCCTTGCAGATGAGCTCCCCACTCGATGCGCAGTAGAGATAGACCCACCGCTCGTCCATGGGGTTGTAGGAGACCAGCACCTGCCGCTGGACGTACTCGGCCAGGATGGGAGCCCAGTAGGTGAGCCGCTTCCCGCTGGCCACCCGGAAGCGGACCCCGATTCGCTGCACACGGGTGGTGCGGTCGCTCCGCAGCAGCATGAGCCGGAACACCTCCTCGTCCTCGGGCAGGTGGAGCGCGGCGGTCTCCTGCCAGAGCTCGATCGGCTTACGCTGCGTCACCGAGTGGGTGCGGGTGTGATAGTCCTCGACGATCCACCGCTCGATCTCCTCCCGGAGCTGCTCCTGGGTGAGCAGCAGATGGACGTGCTTCTGGGCGGACGACTGGACCCGGCCGATCGCGTCCATGTGGCCGGGGAGCAGCCGGAGGCAGCCGGTATCAAGGCTCCTGTACCACCGCTCCTTCTTGCCCTTGCGGTTCGGGTAGTTCGGCGGATCAGGATCGTGCCGGATCTGGAGCTGCGCGAGCACGAGGAGCGTGGTGTTGGCCATGAAGTCCCCACCCCGGTCCGTCTGGAAGATCTCGGGAATTCCGCAGACCTCCCAGCCCGGCCTCTCCTTGGGGAGAATGGCGGCCATCAGCAGGAGCGAGATCGACCAGGCCGTGGGTGTCTCGCTCGAGAGGACGAAGCCGGGAATCGCGCGCGAGAACTCGTCGATGGCGCTGGTCATCCACACTTCACTTGCGACCCATGCGTCCCCGTCCCACTCCCGGATCCAGATGTCGAGCCGGGAGTGGTCGGCCTGCCAGCGCTCGTTCGCGCGGCGCGCCATCTGGAATTCGACGACCGACCGGTCCTGCTTCTGCCAGAAGTCCATCTTGCCCGCGCGGAAGAGGTGCAGGGCCCGCGGCTGGGCGTAGATCAGCTTCTTGACCGCCTCGTAGCTCGGCGCCTCGACGCCCTGGTCCTGGCACAGGCGCTGGACCATGACCCACACGCCCTTCGGGCCGGCGGCCGGTCTGCCGACCCAGCAGCTCAGCACGATGTCCCGCACCGTGGGGGTGAA
Coding sequences within:
- a CDS encoding HEAT repeat domain-containing protein translates to MTVEHTGRPVRVGDATALLEQLLQEGRLPDTLGEVEPNQVVHSMMSLAQTGDLVCVRTLRGGSRDGGKLYLPADADPAAFQAPEPVTWIEQVAATVDLLWTERVTQAEMAERRPRPMSTGEIRARLAALHPGHERLRDPQLLVNAIRQLSLAEEPLVRAVRRPGERAILWVPAAVPGEDVDLGDAYASDAERIREAVARAEGALGRPVTVRDVRDELDRDPSLRPAGKQGPHALLNDVARKTLREDTSGSRRLLRAGTVEGRAYYTSGEMTQARGYLEWLQAASDWDTLAFPAQVEAIRSCALPSAAAGRLRLLQAEMGGLAQRVAGVLNRTCLTPAVRSDANDLASDLGSARSETDRILASLPVAHLQLPAEVSGDVAGWTAEELRGVLAPFYPAATEEMPPGKFAAMLGWKVRRIPNPGYVSRWSEDHRTASTYLFDRADALLHAALRWGGTECRLHASLASSELGTLRDPRFLTASLTDPNPDRRLVAVACLAFVATGAVCGELLRVIRGDRDAGVRRSALWGYAFAGGAGTRELVIERAEKDPDRSVRATAQAAGRGDSDWWWKS
- a CDS encoding ATP-binding protein, producing the protein MPIIETDLMRRTVKRTLAVHPESALIVWTGVTRLGKTTTARWLVQAIEEAYAPEVEGAFRAVHYEVGRIPQWFSDAGKRALRSAYHASIGTLDEGLFRRSPSEDLARLLTRGLQRKHVQMLLVDEAGLLPMEAIRGLVLLRDVALLEGHCLSIVLIGMDDLPVLLGTCPQVKGRILEWCYFAPYNLRETWDLLAALHPHFASLDRKRPDHKAQVDFLHKTYGGVPGLLVPFLRKLDSRLSTLQGEVDLQLLMAIHLLTQRDHERAVRSKGGDEQEEAAREVQTPTKRGRRK
- a CDS encoding Mu transposase C-terminal domain-containing protein; protein product: MARRSVQGRNGSTYGRGGNSRFGAGGEQIREERAVALREFREARDAMHHALAAALAQGTMPEAEVEEHQRILKRGARVHRVPLVEIRALTAAYRERTRQFGRPLPEGATPTVAASAPLEPAVSGGAPLARTVVGDVAASVAAPDDENAGSAAAEIQLEMLTEQQLSDFAEKFRLVCLMNGGLKAKEALHRLGLKRSERWVRNVYKRFEERGVLGLLDRRFYNGSAVRVFTPTVRDIVLSCWVGRPAAGPKGVWVMVQRLCQDQGVEAPSYEAVKKLIYAQPRALHLFRAGKMDFWQKQDRSVVEFQMARRANERWQADHSRLDIWIREWDGDAWVASEVWMTSAIDEFSRAIPGFVLSSETPTAWSISLLLMAAILPKERPGWEVCGIPEIFQTDRGGDFMANTTLLVLAQLQIRHDPDPPNYPNRKGKKERWYRSLDTGCLRLLPGHMDAIGRVQSSAQKHVHLLLTQEQLREEIERWIVEDYHTRTHSVTQRKPIELWQETAALHLPEDEEVFRLMLLRSDRTTRVQRIGVRFRVASGKRLTYWAPILAEYVQRQVLVSYNPMDERWVYLYCASSGELICKAGVMGRPDSHYTVTDVMKTRRAHGRGLRQRIEKYRRQTAEADAERARGDFTTARQVMEEIRQQSPEAVDPELDGLQALLLEMERQDRSAGKGSALDAEG